The proteins below come from a single Dinghuibacter silviterrae genomic window:
- a CDS encoding acyltransferase family protein, with protein MKARYFYIDNLRWVMILLVVSMHAAVTYSHLGSWYYMEDRPVGAVETGIFATYQVTLQSFFMGFLFFLAGFFVPAAYDKKGPGRFLRDRAFRLGLPLLLYMFVLQPVAVFCITLFHGERIFPDGFFSWYGRYLTHGRWLGGTGPLWFCEALLLFCVAYAGIRAVRGRAVAVPGTPTRPRVWLFIALIAVCTFLVRFPWPNGTSFYNLQFCYFSQYIFFFAAGTLAYRGDWLSRIPVRDGKFWGRVALVGLIVVWPLLIVAGGTDFHVYAGGAHWQSLAMAFWETTMGVSISLYLVTLFRERWDGQGPVAQFFSKNAFAVYVFHAPVLIALSRWMSPAGWPLLVMFLCLTLLSILVTFALSSLALRRLPVLKRIL; from the coding sequence ATGAAAGCACGTTACTTCTACATCGACAACCTCCGCTGGGTCATGATCCTGCTCGTCGTCAGCATGCATGCCGCGGTCACGTACAGCCACCTGGGCAGTTGGTACTACATGGAAGACCGGCCGGTGGGCGCGGTGGAAACCGGGATTTTCGCCACCTACCAGGTGACGCTTCAGTCCTTTTTTATGGGATTCCTGTTTTTTTTAGCAGGGTTCTTTGTGCCTGCAGCGTATGACAAAAAGGGGCCGGGGCGGTTTCTCCGGGACCGGGCGTTCCGGCTGGGGCTGCCGTTGCTGCTCTATATGTTCGTCCTCCAACCGGTGGCGGTCTTTTGCATCACCCTGTTTCATGGGGAGCGCATCTTCCCGGACGGCTTCTTTTCCTGGTACGGGCGCTACCTGACGCACGGCCGCTGGCTGGGGGGGACGGGGCCGCTTTGGTTTTGCGAGGCGCTGCTGCTCTTCTGCGTGGCCTACGCGGGGATCCGCGCGGTGCGCGGGCGGGCAGTGGCCGTCCCGGGCACCCCCACGCGCCCGCGCGTCTGGCTCTTCATCGCCCTGATCGCCGTCTGCACCTTCCTGGTGCGCTTTCCCTGGCCGAACGGGACGTCGTTCTACAACCTGCAATTCTGTTATTTTTCCCAGTATATATTCTTCTTTGCGGCGGGAACCCTGGCGTACCGGGGGGATTGGCTGAGCCGCATCCCGGTGCGGGACGGCAAGTTTTGGGGACGGGTCGCGCTGGTGGGGCTCATCGTTGTTTGGCCGCTGCTGATCGTGGCCGGCGGAACGGACTTTCATGTGTATGCGGGTGGGGCGCACTGGCAAAGCCTGGCCATGGCCTTTTGGGAAACGACGATGGGCGTGTCCATCTCGTTGTACCTGGTGACTTTATTCAGGGAGCGGTGGGACGGGCAAGGGCCGGTGGCGCAGTTTTTTTCCAAAAATGCTTTTGCCGTCTACGTTTTTCATGCGCCGGTCCTGATTGCACTGAGCCGGTGGATGAGCCCGGCCGGGTGGCCTTTGCTGGTGATGTTTCTTTGCCTGACGCTGCTGAGCATCCTGGTGACTTTTGCGCTGAGTTCGCTGGCGCTGAGGCGGCTGCCGGTGTTAAAGCGGATATTGTAA
- a CDS encoding RICIN domain-containing protein, translated as MKTVILLAPLLSLQTFAWSQTSLQVKGNYALLNLHTGSFLGMGAAQKIVLDKATTTHWNVQPLDGGGYTLKETASGNTLQPARGRKKAGEALEMKPQDGSDAQQYELIEAEGGQCWIRLKGTDLYLTASGTAVVLQPFQEGDLQRWKLRP; from the coding sequence GTGAAAACCGTCATCCTGTTGGCCCCGCTGTTATCGTTGCAGACCTTTGCCTGGTCGCAGACTTCTCTCCAGGTAAAAGGGAATTACGCCCTTTTGAACCTCCATACCGGCAGCTTTTTGGGTATGGGGGCTGCCCAAAAAATCGTCCTTGACAAAGCGACGACCACGCATTGGAACGTCCAACCCCTGGACGGGGGTGGCTATACCCTAAAGGAGACCGCTTCGGGCAATACGCTGCAACCGGCCCGCGGCAGGAAGAAGGCGGGTGAGGCCCTGGAGATGAAACCCCAGGATGGGAGCGACGCCCAGCAATACGAACTGATCGAAGCGGAAGGCGGGCAGTGCTGGATCCGGCTGAAAGGAACCGACCTTTACCTCACGGCCTCGGGTACCGCAGTTGTTCTGCAGCCCTTTCAGGAGGGGGACCTTCAGCGCTGGAAACTCCGCCCATGA
- a CDS encoding helix-turn-helix domain-containing protein, translating to MTYTEIIPGERLRPYVQCYYTFESEGTGTLEDTVFPGGPMEIIFNMGEGIWQAASETTPAVELWGKLTQPLAVRSVGANKMLGIRFFAHTAAYILQDEVSVFNDRVSDLRALLGAPVARLHQRLLETARLTDRIALIEDFLWTRLEAGVRLHHIGMIESMVHDMNEPDRMETIARRHHISSRYLQKLFLRYTGVNPKLYHKINRFQQSLQHITRDPSSLTSIAYECGYFDQAHFIRDFKQFAGITPSAYSPEAYPVGQALAQN from the coding sequence ATGACCTATACCGAAATCATACCGGGTGAACGGCTGAGGCCGTACGTGCAGTGTTACTATACCTTTGAATCGGAAGGGACGGGTACGCTGGAGGATACGGTATTCCCCGGAGGGCCGATGGAGATCATCTTTAACATGGGAGAGGGGATCTGGCAGGCAGCTTCCGAGACAACGCCCGCGGTGGAACTCTGGGGCAAACTGACCCAACCCCTGGCGGTGCGCTCGGTGGGCGCCAACAAGATGCTGGGGATCCGGTTCTTTGCGCATACGGCGGCGTATATCTTACAGGACGAGGTCTCGGTGTTCAACGACCGGGTCTCCGACCTACGGGCACTGCTGGGAGCGCCGGTCGCCAGGCTGCACCAGCGGCTCCTGGAGACGGCACGATTAACAGACAGGATCGCCTTGATCGAGGACTTCCTTTGGACAAGGCTGGAGGCAGGGGTGCGGCTTCACCATATCGGCATGATCGAAAGCATGGTCCACGACATGAACGAGCCGGACCGTATGGAAACCATTGCCCGCCGCCACCATATTTCTTCGCGATACCTGCAAAAGCTTTTTTTACGGTATACGGGTGTCAACCCGAAACTCTATCACAAGATCAACCGCTTTCAGCAGAGTCTTCAACACATCACCAGGGACCCGTCGTCGCTTACGTCGATTGCGTATGAATGCGGGTATTTCGACCAGGCCCATTTTATCCGCGACTTTAAGCAGTTTGCCGGGATCACGCCGTCCGCGTATTCGCCGGAGGCGTACCCGGTGGGGCAGGCGCTGGCGCAAAATTAG
- a CDS encoding isocitrate lyase/PEP mutase family protein, with the protein MTHFKDLHRPGHLLVLPNVWNARSAAICQGKGFPAVATSSAAVAHSLGYEDGENMPWEDYLFVIRRILSVLRIPLSVDIEMGYGATDEKILDNVLVLAGLGVQGINIEDSTFKDGRRVLKDPASFARTIERIKTPELFINVRCDTYLLNVDNKRKDTEKRLKAYAAADGIFLPCITEEADITAAVFATPLPLNVMSVPGLPDQDTLRRLGVQRLSMGSALFDRVYAQLV; encoded by the coding sequence ATGACACACTTCAAAGACCTTCACCGCCCGGGCCACCTCCTGGTGTTGCCCAACGTTTGGAACGCGCGGAGCGCCGCGATATGCCAGGGCAAAGGATTTCCCGCCGTCGCGACGTCGAGCGCAGCGGTTGCCCATAGCCTCGGGTACGAGGACGGGGAAAACATGCCGTGGGAAGACTATCTTTTTGTGATCCGCCGGATACTGTCGGTGCTCCGCATCCCCTTGTCCGTAGATATAGAAATGGGCTATGGGGCGACGGACGAAAAAATCTTGGACAATGTGCTCGTGCTGGCCGGCCTGGGCGTGCAGGGGATCAATATCGAAGACTCGACTTTTAAAGACGGCCGGCGGGTGCTCAAAGACCCAGCGTCGTTTGCGCGCACCATCGAACGGATAAAGACCCCGGAGCTTTTTATAAACGTCCGTTGCGACACCTACCTCCTGAACGTCGATAACAAACGGAAGGACACAGAAAAACGCTTAAAAGCCTACGCGGCAGCCGACGGCATTTTCCTGCCCTGTATCACGGAAGAAGCGGACATAACGGCGGCGGTCTTTGCAACCCCTTTGCCCCTGAACGTCATGTCCGTCCCGGGCCTGCCAGACCAGGATACCCTAAGAAGGTTGGGCGTGCAACGGCTGAGCATGGGAAGCGCCCTTTTCGACCGCGTGTATGCGCAATTAGTATAG
- a CDS encoding TonB-dependent receptor, whose protein sequence is MAESTSVFHNKDLGTKQKALAINLDPLIYGSFAEIGAGQDVAAYFFKAGASSGTIAKTMSAYDMTFSDVIYGAPKGRRYVSEARLTAMLEKEYGLLIERLAENRGDSTTFFAFSDTMSALNYHKTNEGHGWMGVRFQLTPGGQFNDVVLHVKLLDNDNVLQQNAVGVLGVNLIYACFYYHTQPDIFLLSLMDNLSRDSLQIDMIRFEGPDFHKVDNRLMSLHLVKYGFSDAALFGPDGKNMQPSEVLYKKNIVVIRGRFRPVINVHMDMLNTGVHQFMQEPGVDKENTVVVAELTLQALKEKGADENADIDEKDFLDRVDILCALGQTVLISNFHEYYKLVAYLSKITKLQMGVVMGFPNLEYIFSEEHYKDLPGGILESFATLFSRKVKLFIYPTLRNGVIYNCLRFNPPSHLVDLYRYLIANNKIEDIHHYKESNLQVNTDKVLQMIKQGTEGWEEFVPAEVASIIKERCLFGYACQPTS, encoded by the coding sequence ATGGCAGAATCCACCAGCGTATTCCACAACAAAGACCTAGGAACCAAACAAAAAGCGCTTGCCATCAACCTCGACCCCCTGATATACGGTTCCTTTGCCGAGATCGGCGCCGGTCAGGACGTAGCGGCTTATTTTTTTAAGGCGGGCGCGTCCTCGGGGACCATCGCCAAGACCATGTCGGCGTACGACATGACCTTTTCCGACGTCATCTATGGTGCCCCGAAAGGACGCCGGTACGTGAGCGAGGCGCGGCTGACGGCCATGCTGGAAAAAGAATATGGTCTTCTGATCGAGCGCCTGGCGGAAAACAGGGGGGACAGCACGACGTTTTTTGCTTTTTCCGACACCATGTCGGCGCTGAATTACCACAAAACAAACGAAGGACATGGGTGGATGGGTGTCCGTTTTCAGCTGACACCAGGCGGACAGTTTAACGACGTGGTCCTTCACGTGAAATTATTAGACAACGACAATGTTTTACAGCAAAACGCGGTGGGTGTGCTTGGGGTAAACCTGATCTATGCTTGTTTTTACTACCATACCCAACCCGATATTTTTCTTTTGTCGCTGATGGACAATTTGTCCAGGGACTCGCTCCAGATCGACATGATCCGGTTCGAGGGGCCTGATTTCCACAAGGTGGACAACCGGCTGATGAGCCTGCACCTGGTCAAATACGGTTTCTCGGACGCGGCCCTTTTCGGACCGGACGGTAAAAACATGCAGCCCTCCGAGGTCCTGTACAAAAAGAACATCGTCGTGATCCGCGGCCGTTTCCGCCCGGTCATCAACGTGCACATGGACATGCTCAACACGGGCGTCCACCAGTTTATGCAGGAGCCCGGTGTGGACAAGGAAAATACGGTCGTTGTCGCCGAGCTGACCCTACAGGCATTGAAGGAAAAGGGCGCCGACGAAAACGCGGACATCGACGAAAAAGACTTTCTCGACCGGGTGGATATCCTTTGCGCCCTGGGGCAAACGGTGTTGATCTCCAACTTCCACGAATATTACAAGCTGGTGGCCTATCTCTCGAAGATCACCAAGCTCCAGATGGGCGTGGTCATGGGTTTCCCCAACCTGGAATACATCTTTTCCGAAGAACACTATAAGGACCTGCCGGGCGGTATCCTGGAATCCTTTGCCACCCTCTTCAGCCGGAAGGTCAAACTCTTTATCTATCCCACGTTGCGGAACGGCGTGATCTACAATTGCCTCCGGTTTAACCCGCCTTCCCATCTCGTGGACCTGTACCGCTACCTGATCGCCAACAACAAGATCGAGGACATACACCACTACAAGGAAAGCAACCTCCAGGTCAATACCGACAAGGTCCTGCAGATGATCAAACAGGGGACCGAGGGATGGGAGGAATTCGTCCCCGCGGAGGTCGCGTCCATCATCAAAGAGCGTTGTTTGTTTGGATACGCATGCCAACCCACCTCATAA
- a CDS encoding DinB family protein has protein sequence MPTHLIKAFNDTISQWIEALDHYTPGMLVYAPAPGSWSIGQVYTHLIDDTGFFVTQMKAALVTDQQGAMHEDGQRMFARGGFPDVLIEGPATGKVLPQPEHPRQALLAIREEVNRLDFTRPSGKTRHPGLGYFSALEWLQFAEMHLRHHLRQKARIDAAIAAGYTKL, from the coding sequence ATGCCAACCCACCTCATAAAAGCTTTTAACGACACCATCTCACAGTGGATCGAAGCACTCGATCACTATACCCCCGGGATGCTGGTGTATGCACCGGCGCCCGGATCATGGTCTATCGGTCAGGTATATACGCACCTCATCGATGATACGGGCTTCTTTGTCACGCAGATGAAAGCCGCGCTGGTCACGGACCAGCAGGGCGCTATGCACGAGGACGGTCAACGGATGTTCGCGCGGGGCGGCTTCCCGGATGTGCTTATAGAAGGTCCTGCCACCGGCAAGGTCCTTCCTCAGCCGGAGCATCCGCGGCAAGCGCTTTTAGCGATCCGGGAAGAGGTGAACCGGCTCGATTTCACGCGCCCGTCCGGGAAAACCCGGCACCCGGGATTGGGCTACTTCAGCGCCCTGGAGTGGTTGCAGTTTGCGGAGATGCACCTGCGGCATCATCTCCGGCAGAAGGCGCGGATCGACGCGGCTATAGCTGCCGGATATACGAAACTTTGA
- a CDS encoding SDR family NAD(P)-dependent oxidoreductase: MLLHNKNAVIYGAGGSLGGAVARAFAEAGAKVYLTGRRLETMPAIRGAEADQLDAFDESAVTAHLKKIGRVDISFNAVGIDVVQNKPMLEIATEDILSVVTRTMQTRLITAKAAGYCMIRQGSGVLLFLTATPGGIGYPNTGGFGPACSAVESLSRNLAAELGPYGVRAVCIRSGGSPDSKVFADAIERYPEAMADILRTMYADAMVKRLPTMADIANTAVFLASDLAAAITGVTVDATCGTTAGLNYRATKGDVSPVIHQGSRDPS; encoded by the coding sequence ATGCTGCTCCACAACAAAAATGCCGTGATCTACGGCGCCGGCGGTTCCCTGGGTGGGGCCGTGGCCAGGGCCTTTGCGGAGGCGGGTGCGAAAGTATACCTGACGGGTCGACGTTTGGAGACCATGCCCGCGATACGAGGGGCCGAGGCCGACCAGCTCGACGCCTTCGACGAATCCGCCGTGACCGCCCACCTGAAAAAGATCGGCCGCGTAGACATCTCCTTTAACGCCGTCGGCATAGACGTCGTACAAAACAAACCCATGCTGGAGATCGCGACGGAGGATATCCTTTCCGTCGTCACCCGCACCATGCAAACCCGGTTGATCACGGCCAAGGCCGCCGGGTATTGCATGATCCGGCAGGGGAGTGGTGTCCTTTTATTCCTCACCGCCACCCCCGGGGGCATCGGTTATCCGAATACGGGTGGCTTCGGACCCGCGTGCAGCGCGGTGGAGAGCCTGTCGAGGAACCTGGCGGCGGAGCTGGGACCTTATGGGGTGCGCGCGGTGTGCATCCGCTCCGGGGGATCGCCCGATTCGAAGGTCTTTGCCGACGCGATCGAGCGATACCCTGAAGCCATGGCGGATATTCTCCGAACCATGTATGCAGACGCTATGGTTAAAAGACTGCCCACGATGGCGGACATCGCGAACACGGCGGTTTTCCTGGCGTCGGACCTGGCGGCCGCGATCACGGGAGTGACCGTCGACGCCACCTGCGGCACTACCGCGGGGCTGAACTACCGTGCTACGAAAGGGGACGTTAGCCCAGTAATTCATCAAGGTTCCCGAGACCCATCTTAA
- a CDS encoding SRPBCC family protein — MISTLETKIAKDPTGKKLIVTRDFNAPLARVWHAWTDSQQLDKWWAPKPWKAETKTMDFKPGGHWLYAMVSPEGEKHWCMVAFQAIEPQKSFSVLNGFCDEQGQLNPAMPRMHWFTEFKAAGDSTAIRVEIGFDSEADLQRIVEMGFEQGFKMGLGNLDELLG, encoded by the coding sequence ATGATTAGCACACTCGAAACAAAGATTGCCAAAGATCCTACCGGCAAAAAATTGATCGTGACCAGGGATTTCAACGCCCCCCTGGCGCGCGTCTGGCACGCATGGACCGATAGCCAGCAGCTCGACAAATGGTGGGCGCCAAAGCCCTGGAAGGCGGAAACAAAAACCATGGACTTCAAACCGGGCGGTCACTGGTTGTACGCCATGGTCAGCCCCGAGGGCGAAAAACACTGGTGCATGGTGGCGTTCCAGGCCATCGAACCCCAAAAGAGCTTTTCCGTATTGAACGGCTTCTGCGACGAGCAGGGTCAGCTGAATCCGGCCATGCCCCGGATGCACTGGTTTACCGAATTCAAGGCCGCGGGCGACAGTACCGCCATACGCGTGGAGATCGGTTTCGACAGCGAAGCGGACCTCCAACGGATCGTCGAAATGGGCTTTGAGCAAGGGTTTAAGATGGGTCTCGGGAACCTTGATGAATTACTGGGCTAA
- a CDS encoding ArsR/SmtB family transcription factor: MTWVTRRDPFQAIADPTRRAILGMLLKEAKTPNELAEHFDCSRQAVSKHIGVLVECGLVTQRPSGRVIYYHLDTGKMREVDAWLEPFRKLWSDRFTQLDDVLKNL, encoded by the coding sequence ATGACATGGGTAACCCGGAGGGATCCGTTTCAGGCGATCGCCGATCCGACGCGAAGAGCGATCCTGGGCATGTTGCTCAAAGAGGCCAAGACGCCCAACGAGCTGGCGGAACATTTTGATTGCAGCCGGCAGGCCGTGTCGAAACACATCGGTGTGCTGGTCGAGTGCGGGCTCGTGACCCAGCGGCCCTCGGGGCGGGTGATCTACTATCACCTCGACACCGGGAAGATGCGGGAAGTGGATGCCTGGCTGGAACCCTTCCGGAAACTGTGGAGCGACCGTTTTACCCAGTTGGATGATGTCTTAAAAAACCTATAA
- a CDS encoding carbohydrate-binding protein has product MKKLLHALLLVPFLCHGQGDQTIIKVPIDANGDTFNAILHLPNDYTSTGTAYPLMMFFHGAGEGGANPASIYTSSTAGGPAYFIAQGTFPSSFVNPKDGQSYKYIVVSPQANPEGVQGSTTGQEADYILTYLYAHYRIDTTRVYFTGLSDGGETCLEYLGGTMSNGGNFLSFHHTHHVAAIIPMSENGIITLMPEAADTIVADGIGGWAFGSTDEQGLNTLRLAQTCNQLKPGSMISTSYVGGHCCWGQFYNPTFSQNGMSIYQWALQYKTQVATPTAAVGSPIPGTIQASTYDTASAGVKTQATTDSAGGLNVGWINTGSWMDYAVDVAAAGTYKASFRVAALYKGAAFQVRNAGGTVLGTVTVPMTSGFQVWTTVSTYLTLPAGSQTLQLFSTGTTNWNIHWMEFTDTSSSLALAVTPVLDTASGVVVYPNPVRSSFTLGVTNAHTGSMTIELIDLYGAVRRQLVVQKNWPSQTVNIDATGLSAGVYICRVRIGAWSAVKKLVKE; this is encoded by the coding sequence ATGAAAAAACTGTTACACGCTCTGTTGTTAGTTCCCTTTTTATGTCACGGTCAAGGCGACCAGACCATTATCAAAGTCCCCATCGACGCCAACGGCGACACCTTCAACGCCATCCTCCATCTGCCCAACGACTATACGTCAACGGGTACGGCGTATCCGCTGATGATGTTTTTTCATGGCGCCGGGGAAGGCGGCGCCAATCCCGCTTCTATTTATACCAGTTCCACCGCGGGCGGCCCGGCCTATTTCATCGCTCAGGGTACATTCCCTTCCAGCTTTGTCAATCCAAAGGACGGGCAATCGTATAAGTACATCGTGGTGTCCCCCCAGGCGAACCCCGAAGGGGTACAGGGGTCGACCACCGGTCAGGAGGCCGACTACATCCTTACCTATCTCTACGCACACTACCGGATCGACACCACCCGCGTGTATTTCACAGGCCTTTCCGACGGCGGGGAGACTTGCCTGGAGTACCTTGGCGGTACGATGTCCAACGGAGGTAATTTCCTGTCGTTCCACCACACCCACCACGTCGCGGCCATCATCCCCATGTCGGAAAACGGCATTATCACCCTCATGCCCGAGGCCGCGGATACGATCGTGGCCGACGGCATCGGCGGCTGGGCCTTTGGCTCCACCGACGAACAGGGCCTAAATACGCTCAGGCTGGCCCAGACCTGTAACCAGCTCAAACCGGGATCGATGATCTCGACCTCTTATGTGGGCGGGCACTGCTGCTGGGGACAGTTCTATAATCCCACCTTTTCGCAAAACGGGATGAGCATCTACCAGTGGGCGCTTCAATATAAGACGCAGGTCGCTACACCCACCGCCGCCGTGGGCAGCCCCATACCGGGGACGATCCAGGCCTCCACCTACGACACCGCGTCCGCCGGTGTCAAGACGCAAGCCACCACGGATTCCGCCGGTGGCCTGAATGTCGGTTGGATCAACACGGGAAGCTGGATGGACTATGCCGTAGACGTCGCCGCCGCCGGCACGTACAAGGCCAGCTTCCGCGTCGCCGCATTATATAAAGGCGCGGCCTTCCAGGTCAGAAATGCCGGCGGTACCGTACTCGGCACCGTGACCGTCCCCATGACCAGCGGTTTCCAGGTATGGACGACCGTCAGTACCTACCTGACCCTGCCCGCCGGTTCCCAGACGCTGCAACTCTTTTCCACCGGCACGACCAATTGGAACATCCATTGGATGGAATTTACCGACACTTCTTCCTCCCTCGCCCTTGCGGTCACACCGGTGCTGGATACCGCCAGCGGTGTTGTCGTATATCCCAACCCTGTCCGGAGTTCGTTTACCCTCGGGGTGACCAACGCGCATACGGGGAGCATGACGATTGAGCTGATCGACCTTTACGGGGCGGTCCGTAGGCAGCTTGTCGTACAGAAGAACTGGCCGTCGCAGACAGTTAATATCGATGCGACGGGGCTTTCAGCTGGGGTGTACATCTGTCGGGTGCGCATCGGGGCGTGGAGCGCGGTTAAAAAGCTGGTTAAAGAATAG
- a CDS encoding Kelch repeat-containing protein, giving the protein MNLAKHTLYLLLILVAQRGEGQGLGFYNNDNEQDRRTNLNVTAEKPLIFPHNTELTFDLSYLPGYQNSFGYVLRLVRNNTQNIDLLFDKVNFPEGHFRAVVGDKPPFASFILDSNRMFEAWNTIRLSIDFTHDRLLLYVGKACYIQPGMHLSPTDSFRISFGACTVPQFKTGDVPPMKIRNVQITSEGRLLYHWPLDEDKGGTAAETERGLTGLVQNPLWIKSTHSQWRLIDSLVIDGAASCAFDARHSLLYLVGRDSVTVYALPGGRVQTIPYETRQYLLAGNQSLYDPFVHQLYNLYPDQQLVSAFDFNTRRWDKAYLPGDINYWHVNKFASALDTSIYVLNGYGHMKYKNTVFRYHIPTRTWERIDTKGDTLTPRYLAAAGATAEGDTLYVLGGRGSSSGEQIMNARNLYDLLRFDVRTRTFERRFALAPGEQDFAFANSLVIDEHDRSYYGLLYNNQEFHSHLQLIKGSLDMPLYTALAGQIPYPFHDIHSFTDLYYSPVTRQFVAVIFFEDSSSTGPSHTSARIYSLDAPAEPATVAMAEAPAGRSVFWYFLLPVGLVGLFLLLRPAKKRVHAAPSVSTAVAPHPSASIFLFGDLQVFDAEGTDLTKQFSPLLKQLFLLILLYSIKNEHGIGSEKLDEILWFDKTEKSARNNRSVNIGKLKALLDRIGGCDLSKETGYWKITLDPGKVYVDYLRFHTLHKNEASALVAIIKRGSLLTGVEYPWLDAFKSDVSNRVIDTLLHFVKHGNPDPDFLLEITDSIFFFDPVNEDAMILKCKTLVQLGKHSLAKQAYTSFVKEYQQLYGENFKKDFQSILNASSF; this is encoded by the coding sequence ATGAATCTGGCCAAGCACACATTATACTTACTGCTTATATTAGTTGCGCAACGAGGGGAAGGACAGGGTTTAGGCTTTTATAACAACGACAACGAACAGGACCGGCGGACGAATCTAAACGTCACGGCGGAGAAACCCCTCATTTTTCCCCACAATACAGAACTGACCTTCGACCTTTCGTACCTCCCGGGTTACCAGAACTCTTTTGGCTATGTGCTCCGGCTCGTCCGGAACAATACCCAGAACATCGACCTCCTTTTTGACAAGGTCAACTTCCCGGAAGGACACTTCCGGGCGGTCGTGGGGGACAAACCGCCGTTTGCTTCTTTTATCCTCGACAGCAACCGGATGTTCGAAGCCTGGAACACCATCCGCCTGTCGATCGACTTTACACACGACCGTTTGCTGTTGTACGTCGGCAAGGCGTGTTATATCCAACCGGGCATGCACCTGTCCCCCACCGATAGTTTCCGGATCTCCTTTGGCGCGTGTACGGTACCCCAGTTCAAAACCGGCGACGTGCCCCCGATGAAGATCCGGAATGTCCAAATCACCTCCGAGGGCAGGTTGCTGTACCACTGGCCGCTGGACGAGGACAAGGGGGGGACGGCCGCCGAAACCGAAAGAGGCCTGACCGGTCTTGTGCAAAACCCGTTGTGGATCAAAAGCACCCATAGCCAGTGGCGGCTCATCGACAGCCTGGTGATCGACGGCGCGGCGAGCTGTGCCTTTGATGCCCGGCACAGCCTTTTGTACCTGGTCGGCCGGGACTCCGTGACCGTCTACGCCCTTCCCGGCGGCAGGGTCCAGACCATCCCCTACGAGACCAGGCAATACCTGCTGGCGGGTAACCAGTCCCTGTACGATCCCTTTGTGCACCAACTGTATAACCTCTATCCCGACCAGCAACTCGTCTCCGCCTTTGACTTCAACACCCGCCGCTGGGACAAAGCCTATCTGCCCGGGGACATCAACTATTGGCACGTCAACAAGTTTGCTTCCGCCCTGGATACCTCCATCTACGTGCTCAACGGGTACGGTCACATGAAGTACAAAAACACGGTCTTCCGTTACCATATCCCCACCCGTACCTGGGAACGCATTGATACAAAGGGAGACACGCTGACGCCCCGCTACCTGGCCGCCGCCGGTGCCACCGCCGAGGGGGATACCCTTTATGTGCTCGGCGGACGGGGGAGCTCCAGCGGGGAGCAGATCATGAATGCCCGTAACCTGTATGACCTGTTGCGTTTTGACGTGCGGACCCGGACCTTTGAGAGGCGTTTTGCCCTGGCCCCGGGGGAGCAGGATTTTGCGTTTGCCAACTCCCTGGTGATCGACGAACACGACCGTTCCTATTATGGCCTCCTGTATAACAACCAGGAATTCCACTCCCACCTGCAACTGATCAAAGGGTCGCTGGACATGCCCCTGTACACCGCACTGGCGGGCCAGATCCCCTATCCCTTCCACGACATACATTCCTTCACCGACCTGTATTATAGCCCCGTGACCCGGCAGTTTGTGGCGGTCATCTTTTTCGAGGACAGCTCGTCCACCGGTCCCTCGCATACCAGTGCCCGTATTTATTCTTTGGATGCGCCGGCCGAACCGGCCACCGTGGCTATGGCGGAAGCACCCGCCGGGAGAAGCGTCTTCTGGTATTTCCTGTTGCCCGTCGGCCTCGTGGGGCTTTTCCTGCTCCTGCGGCCGGCAAAAAAACGCGTCCATGCGGCACCGTCTGTGTCGACGGCAGTGGCCCCCCACCCTTCCGCCTCGATCTTTTTGTTTGGCGACCTCCAGGTGTTCGACGCAGAGGGAACAGACCTGACCAAACAATTCTCGCCCCTGCTCAAACAATTGTTTTTGCTGATCCTTCTCTACTCCATCAAAAACGAACACGGCATCGGTTCCGAAAAACTGGACGAAATCCTTTGGTTTGACAAAACGGAGAAAAGCGCGCGCAACAACCGGTCGGTCAATATCGGAAAGCTAAAGGCCCTCCTGGACCGCATCGGCGGCTGTGACCTGTCGAAGGAAACGGGCTACTGGAAGATCACCCTCGATCCGGGTAAAGTTTATGTCGACTACCTCAGGTTCCACACGCTCCACAAAAACGAAGCAAGCGCGCTGGTGGCCATCATCAAAAGGGGCAGCCTGCTCACGGGCGTGGAATATCCCTGGCTCGACGCCTTTAAATCCGACGTATCCAACCGCGTCATCGACACCCTGCTGCATTTTGTAAAACACGGCAACCCCGACCCCGACTTTCTGCTGGAGATCACCGATAGTATTTTCTTTTTCGATCCCGTCAATGAGGACGCCATGATCCTCAAGTGCAAAACGCTGGTGCAATTGGGAAAACATTCCCTTGCCAAGCAGGCGTACACTTCTTTTGTCAAAGAGTACCAACAATTGTACGGGGAAAATTTCAAAAAAGATTTCCAAAGCATATTGAACGCATCCTCTTTTTAG